catgctgtcgagacaggggcagaggcccggggaatggatgcttcatcccgaggtggtgaagcagatatggcaaatatttggcaaagctcaggtggacctcttcacgactcgagagacatcgcaatgtcccctctggttctctctagttcacccagctccactgggactagatgctatggcacagacttggccgaggcttcgtctgtatgcttttccccccatcgctctgctcccgggagttctggcgagagtacgccgggacggggttcgcagatctgatttctctcctcgacggctctccatggcagattccgatcaggacagatctactctctcaggcgcagggcaaaataattcaccctcgcctggagttgtggaagctgtgggtgtggcccctgagggggcacatctgctagcagccggtctctcaactgaggttgttgagactccaatccagagctccctccacgaggaaactgtacgccctgaagtggaaactcttcacttcatggtgcagagatcgacaccttgaccctgttaactgcccagttggtacagttctggagtttttacaagctaggctctctgcggggttaacccactccaccttaaaggtgtacatgGCGGCCAtggctgcttaccacgtccctttcagtgaccagtcactgggtagacaccccctagttacacgtttcctccgaggtgcactgaggctgagacctccagtacggtcctgtattcccccatgggatttggttgtggtgttagaggctctctgcaaagctccattcgagccaattcaagaaatctcagacagacatctgacacttaagactaccctattactggctattacctctctaaagagagttggagatcttcaggccctctcggtggcccctaactatctagactttgcccctggtttggccaaagcatttctatacctaaagttccctctgtcacaccacaacctgtcgtactgcaggccttatgtcctcctccctttcgggagccagaccaggccaagctaaattgtatgtgtccagtgcgagcattggacgcatacatccacagagctgccctgtggagaaagtctgaccaattgcttgtatgctacggtcctcctaaaaagggttctcctgccaccaagcagacccttagttgttggatagtcgaggctatcaacgtctcctatgagtcctctggtcttccccttcctttgggatccaaggctcactctacgcagagtatggctgcctctaaggcctttttagcaggtgtgtccctcttggacatctgcaacgctgcggggtggtccacgccctctacattcgccagattttacaatctcgatatgcgagccgctcctggctcttctgtcctctcgtcctaagctgtgctcttcggatacacactaggcaggggcttggtagtctggcagcgttggcacatcgttccccaaaagcgctcgtgtatgtaaccctagttcctcccggcacccctgcctgcgcttgcttccctactcgaagctgaggCCAGcggcgtggcacgtgcctttatagcttcctggtcgctacgtcaccccgtccgtgacgtcatgctctttcattgaactgattgcacacgatattcagagttgttcttgccaaaggcgttccccaaaagcgctcgacgcagcgtctcgttccctcgaggaactagggttacatacgtaacctagggacatTCTTGTATTAGCTTATTTGGTAAGTGGTCGTGTAATGACCTTCAAATTAGGTTTCTGATCAGTTTTTCTGGGTTGATTTAGTATTAATTACCAGAATGTACATCATCTAATACATATTTAAGTTTCTCCAAAGTCTCCACTCTTTGGaccctatcatacacccagcacaatgtttaagtttaaaGCACACGACACAGGTGCACTcggggcgtgtccaaatccacttttgctatatTAACGACAGAAAAACGGTTGGCGCGCCCGGGTGCATGGTCTAAACAGGTTGTCCCTATGCCCTTaaggtgttttttgggcgtaacgagcaataaaccaatcagagtctcatcttcaattccctttaagagccagttgctcTCGTGCCACGGCAGATTTGCTATTTACGTGGCAGAATTTGgcaagcaaatatatatatatatatttaattagcctacaaaacaatcttatgcattgcaatcctttaatttttaatatttggcttgtttgtgtgctgctgtgtgtccctgtttttaataagcagcgtgtacgctctttaaataacaaagaaaagacAGTGCACCAGATTTTAGACAAGGTTTGAGCTGGTATATgacgcagtctattttcagctccttaaaatagcattgcgccagcaatgtgcctgaacacatctCTTTTTTAGACTAGCACGCCCATAGGCGCAAAaatgagcacaaatgcatttgctaattaaaagacaagggaaaatgcgaacggtgtattatagggcccctAAAGTCaattacacaatatatattttttttgttatttaaagagcgcgttggtagaaaatgcgccaCTGGGAGGGTCCACAGTGCATGtagactttgcttattacacacagggatgtgcatcacacaaacatgccaaatattaaaaacaaaaggattacagtgtaaaagaatattattgtgtaggctgcataaatataaaaatgtaatgatggatagtattgcttgtattagaattaggctacctatttgaaATTTAGCGTATTAGCATACTACGTATGATGATAaatgaaattggctaattaattgaacaattgtgccaatacacacaaatacatattaactgactcatcgcaCGGAGCTATTTAAAAGCCTGCATCCAATGCATCATCTCATGCCTTCTTCATCTcgggaagctttggtggattcctgcttgtcctgtAGATGATCTGCTCACTGCTTTAACTACACGTACGAGCAGATcagtttcttcgcttgagaagcgttcagcttttccgccaacaaattccgccatgtaataGCGATCCGCCATGGCGTGAGCGCATctcactcttaaagggaatgggagataacacactgattggtttattgaatgtTATGCCCAtaacttattaagagaataggtacaacccattccaaaaatgcgccccagttaaaacagcaaaaatgtatttggacacGCCCTGGGTGTATTTGCTCCATgtactttacactttgcgtttagatcgttaaaacaGGGCCGTTTGTCTCTAGACACTCTTTACATTCAAACAGCTTCATGAAGTGCTTCATGGGATTCATGGGGAAAATATTATTGGGGTTCATACTAATTCTAAATAATGTCTCTTTCCAGCAATGTCATCCTCCATTAGTTCACTGACTGAGGAGCTTCAATGCTCTATAtgtctggatgtgttcactgatccagtcaGCACTCCCtgtggacacaacttctgcaaGACCTGTCTGAATGAACACTGGGACAACAGCCAGACCTGCAGCTGTCCAAactgtaaagaaacattcaagcaaagacctgatctcaagattAATACCACACTCCGAGAGATTGCAGATCACTATAAAAAGAAAAGTCCTGAGAAAATGCCTGAAGTTCTGTGTGACATCTGTGAGGAAAGAAAGCTGAAAGCGCTGAAGTCATGTCTGGTGTGTCAGAGCTCTTACTGTGAAAGTCACCTGGAGACTCATTTGAGAGTGGCAGGtttgaagaaacacaaactgatggatcctgtgagtaatctggaggactatatatgccagaaacatgagaaacctctggatctgttctgtagagatgatcagacatgtgtgtgttcaATCTGCACTGTGAAAGACCACGAGAACCACAACACTGTTACTATAGAAGAGGAGAGTCAAGAGAAGAAGGTAGAAGTTATACTTTTAAAGGGCTCATATCATGAGGAATCAGATTTTATTTCCTGTTGTGAAATAAAAGTTCATGATGAAAACATATTGTAAATTTAATCTCTGTTATGAtgcatgtgtctgtgttgttCTCTGTATAGATTGAGCTGATGAAGACACATGAAGACATGCAGCAGATGATCCAGGACAGAATCAAGAAGATTCAAGACATCAAACACTCAGCAGAAGTCAGAAAAGTGagttcaaaataatcaaatgaaataaatgtaaatatttattatgtagcaCTTACTGTAGTTAAATTAGTTTAGTTGGGTGGCTGTGTTTCATTCTGAAAGGTTCATCCCTGTGCCATGATCTTTTTGAAGGGTTTACCCTCCAGAGTAAGAGATTTGAAGGAATGAAGGGTGTAGGGACCAAAACCAGTTCCTTAGAACACACTTTGTtccacaaacacttttttttccacaaacACGCATTGCCGTGTCTTTAACTAACGAACACATTGATCGGATTGAGTTTCGCAGTGGCACAAttgtcattatcatcatcatcatttttgcATCATCTTTAATAGCTGACGACCTAGCCACATTTgtcattaataaaatgaaaaacatcagtgcacaattttccacaaaACAATCCATTAAGCCCATCTTACCAGCAAAATACAATCATTCATATCcatctcttcactctctgaggcagacaTCTCCAatctcatcctttctaatcattctactacttgtccacttgatccttttccatctcatctccttcaagccatttctcctgcagttgtacctgcacttaCTTACATCATTAAcatatccctccacactggtgattttccctcaacatttagacaggctcgtatagctccactacttaagaaatccaccctcaacccatctcttttagagaactacagaccagtttcccttcttcctttcattgcaaaaacacttgaacgagctgtggtcagtctctgcctttctcacacagaacaacctccttgacagcaaccaatctggcttcagaagtgaacattcaactgagactgccttgctctcagttgttgaagctctaagactggcaagagcagaatccaaatcttcaatcaccagatcctcctgtcaaccatACTGGGTAAAgagcatctcaggaaccacactccagtggttaaagtcttacctatcagataggtccttcaaagtatcttggaaaGGTGATGTGTCCAGctcgcaacatctaactactggggtacctcagggctcagttcttggaccacttctcttctctgtctacatggcatcattaggttgtGTAATTccgaaacatggcttttcataccactgctatgctgatgacactcaactctacctctcattccatccagatgatccaacggtagctgTTCGCATCTCAGTTTGTCTGAAAGACATTTCTTGCTgaatgaaggaccatcaccttcaactcaaccttgccaagacagaactgcttgtggttccagcaaatccatcatttcatcacaatttcaccatccagttagggaCATCAAGCATAActtcttcaaaaataaaaatgtccagtcctgcagatttgctttattgaagatcaggccctttctttcggaacatgctgtaCAACTCCTTGtacaagctcttgttctgtccaggttgGCCTAtcgcaatgctctcttggcaggtcttccagccagttctatcaaacctttacaattaatccaggatgctgcagcaagattaatttttaacaaGCCAGAACAAacgcatgtcacacctctgtttctACTTTTaccagtggagacattagcagagaaggaagagaggagtgactgaaAAATTTGTTgttacccaaagatggtaaaggattaaatttccaatcattagagataagcagaccagtacctccacctcttccagtcaaacgtgGGGAGTGGGAAAATTAGAAATTATTGgtgagtgctgcaggtgtaggaGTGTCCTCTGGTTTCACCCAGATCTCTGTCAAGGCCATGAGATttagctttgaatgactaataatagaagtaatgaaattgGCTTTGTTAagagcagactggcaattccagagaccaatagaaaaatAAAGTAGTGCATTAGCAGACATAGACAAAGTATGTACTGTAGGTTGTTAGGATCGCACTGCCTATAGTGTGTGATGCATGGTTTGCGAGTGgtagtgatagtagggatctgtAAACACATAGTATCACATAGTAATATACATACTGACtcaagagtgataaacaaagtgatagtaaatatttattttcatgcattttaattgtttacaaATTTGGAAAtcactcattgcatcacaccatctcctgactgcattattatttgtaaaataggggctTCATGGAGTGTGTTTACACACGGTTATAAGTAGAACCAAGGGTCTTagccctcaagggactatttggccaaccagTCTATTCCTACTTGAAAACCTAAATGTTATTGAcagtcgtccccttggaattataaggttctatctgacatttttgtcaaaattgagttattcacatattcttattctgtgataatttatttacattatgtgatgttttattttaagttgtgtacattttgggattttctattgaaaaaacaaaaaggttctatctacagaagtctatggaacacaaaaactttaaagctcaatatctcaaaactattcagaacgcagatagaaccttataatttcAAGGGGACGcagtgtaaaaaacatcaactttgaagcacatgctgattgatggaccGGCATTACTCAAAATTAGCAACACTACATTCagtgaaggtaaaatagtaaaaaacataataatagttaatttaaaaGGAACCAGAACCGGAACCTGAAAATTTCTAACAATACCCATCCCTACTTATGAAGCTCTTTATCCTGtaatatatgttgcattttgacattgccaacctttaaattaagttgacagtaagtaataaacagcGCATTGAGTAGCATTGAGTGCATTTTATTTACtgctattttttaattgttgttttgtttttatgattttaatggaaCTGGAATCTGAACCGGAACTGTTACGTGGAACCGGAACTGTAAATTTCTAACGATTACCAACCCTACTTAATAATTGTAACTTCTTGTTTTATTGTTGCACACTTGCAATCACACTGTCAGTCTGAATATAGACATGGCTGTGATAACCTGATTACTAAAGTAGTCTCCTCAACATGATTTAGAGACACATGATATGAGGAATCATTCAGTGCATACAGTGCAGGATGAAGTTAATACTTTAGCTGAAGTATAAGCAATAGTAACACTGATTCTCGTCTTATTAAGCACTGCTAGTAATATGTTGACTCCTGTTTGatcagagaaacacagagaaggaTAGAGCAGCTCATGTCGAGCTCTTCACTgatctcatccgctccattgagagatgtcagactgaactgctggagatgatggaggagcagcagaaagcagcagagaaacaggaggaAGAGCTGATTAaagagctggagcaggagatcactgagctaaagatgagaaacactgagctggagcagctctcacacactgaagATCACCTCCACCTCCTACAGGTCAGTCAACATGATCTCTCTGATAAATGATAATGCAGGATATCACACCATAACACTCCCCATGCTGAAGGatttctcctctctcctgctgtagaTTCACTCATCCCTGTGCAGGCCTACAAACACCAGGAACTGGTCTGAGATCAGTATGAAGACTCATGACAGTCTGGAGACTCTGAGGAGAGCTCTGACTCAACTGAAGGACACTATAGATGAGAAACTCACACAAAATGGTACATCAATGCATACATTGATCAGATTAATGATTTACTTAATTCTTTAAATAAAGCTTAAAATctgctgatgttttattatctttagtctttattcaatttctgttgttttctcagtggatgtgactctggatcctgaTACAGCTCATCCTAAACAAGTGAGAGATGGAAATATTTggcagaacatatatatatatatatatatatatatatatatctatcaagGGCTGCATAATAAATCGCATATGATTGTCAtccgcatctcgtcagtaaagccggtttaatacacagagccgaaAATCACTGACAAGCCACGCTATATCGCGTTCATTAAATTAATCGCATtagattatgaacgtgatattgtggTGCTCGTCAGTTTTGCCGTTTTTATTAACgccatttatatttttgttaatacagcacatagcactactcaactaaattaatgtaacatggcaaagatgaattcaCCTTCGGAAGTTAAATGTAAGGGAAATATcatttggaatttctgtggtctaatgtgatgttgttcatgttcttgttcatgacgaaattttcttttattgctggaATTAATtgatagcattaacaagatgacccgttGAATTCATTTCATCTTTTCTGTCTCACTAGACGTCTAGTATGAGTGGCCCTCATCGTTCAGGTCAAGGTCAGTGCATGAAGGAGCCGTGGAAGATCAAAGCAAGCATTTCCCTCACTGAAGATTTTTTATGTCCCTCGCTGAATAAAGTGGAGAATGTCTGGAAACCATCAGTGAAGCGCAGCAGCCTCAGCGACGAGGACAAGCCCGAGTCCTTGAAGACGCAGGAGCTGTTCAACCGTGTGTGGAGTGTGTTGAATCAGCTGACGCCGCAGATGTTCCAACCGCTGATGAAGCAGATGATGAAGCTGACCATCGACACAGAGGAGCGCCTGAAAGGAGTGGTCCACCTCATCTATGAGAAGGCCATCTCTGAGCCCAACTCCTCTGTAGCCTGCGCCAACATGTGCCGCTGCCTTATGGGGGTGAGTGTGAGCCAAACACTGTGAT
The Carassius auratus strain Wakin chromosome 31, ASM336829v1, whole genome shotgun sequence DNA segment above includes these coding regions:
- the LOC113050998 gene encoding E3 ubiquitin/ISG15 ligase TRIM25-like isoform X2, whose amino-acid sequence is MAESSPASAKATMSSSISSLTEELQCSICLDVFTDPVSTPCGHNFCKTCLNEHWDNSQTCSCPNCKETFKQRPDLKINTTLREIADHYKKKSPEKMPEVLCDICEERKLKALKSCLVCQSSYCESHLETHLRVAGLKKHKLMDPVSNLEDYICQKHEKPLDLFCRDDQTCVCSICTVKDHENHNTVTIEEESQEKKIELMKTHEDMQQMIQDRIKKIQDIKHSAEVRKRNTEKDRAAHVELFTDLIRSIERCQTELLEMMEEQQKAAEKQEEELIKELEQEITELKMRNTELEQLSHTEDHLHLLQIHSSLCRPTNTRNWSEISMKTHDSLETLRRALTQLKDTIDEKLTQNVDVTLDPDTAHPKQTSSMSGPHRSGQGQCMKEPWKIKASISLTEDFLCPSLNKVENVWKPSVKRSSLSDEDKPESLKTQELFNRVWSVLNQLTPQMFQPLMKQMMKLTIDTEERLKGVVHLIYEKAISEPNSSVACANMCRCLMGLKVPTTEKPGGIVNFRKLLLNHCQKEFEKDKDDETFEKQKELDAATGEEERQEDLEDAKEKVHQRSLGNIKFIGELFKLKMLTEPIIHDCIVKLLKKRDEESLECLCCLLSNTWKHLYFEKSKPRMDQYLNDMKKIIKEQKTSSRICFMLQEFLDIYDG
- the LOC113050998 gene encoding E3 ubiquitin/ISG15 ligase TRIM25-like isoform X1; this encodes MAESSPASAKASKSWGLHFDHKSPSMSSSISSLTEELQCSICLDVFTDPVSTPCGHNFCKTCLNEHWDNSQTCSCPNCKETFKQRPDLKINTTLREIADHYKKKSPEKMPEVLCDICEERKLKALKSCLVCQSSYCESHLETHLRVAGLKKHKLMDPVSNLEDYICQKHEKPLDLFCRDDQTCVCSICTVKDHENHNTVTIEEESQEKKIELMKTHEDMQQMIQDRIKKIQDIKHSAEVRKRNTEKDRAAHVELFTDLIRSIERCQTELLEMMEEQQKAAEKQEEELIKELEQEITELKMRNTELEQLSHTEDHLHLLQIHSSLCRPTNTRNWSEISMKTHDSLETLRRALTQLKDTIDEKLTQNVDVTLDPDTAHPKQTSSMSGPHRSGQGQCMKEPWKIKASISLTEDFLCPSLNKVENVWKPSVKRSSLSDEDKPESLKTQELFNRVWSVLNQLTPQMFQPLMKQMMKLTIDTEERLKGVVHLIYEKAISEPNSSVACANMCRCLMGLKVPTTEKPGGIVNFRKLLLNHCQKEFEKDKDDETFEKQKELDAATGEEERQEDLEDAKEKVHQRSLGNIKFIGELFKLKMLTEPIIHDCIVKLLKKRDEESLECLCCLLSNTWKHLYFEKSKPRMDQYLNDMKKIIKEQKTSSRICFMLQEFLDIYDG